In Aedes albopictus strain Foshan chromosome 3, AalbF5, whole genome shotgun sequence, the following are encoded in one genomic region:
- the LOC115253755 gene encoding mucin-2 isoform X4 — MMDDDGEYNDGDIVWVKLSYCWWPGEVKAGDSVTEDLLSTLKRRPLAVVKFFDEDSYEYVKNTNFIYKYNCSRKHEFLRKGLEQYRAKNKHMEKFPADVMHAERATGGDPNIVNSKDYLPQKRESYADIFGDKSKGRASMGKNSSKKVVSPSKAIPVIPVKKHEVRILGQASSSSGLSVGSRSLSSSLASASSLPSTPRSAVNTSSQNSSADATAVSSSLASPSQIYHCHKCGLESGRQNVIVLHTKYCRAIPMSIPSVKVSKPVPITPEKVEPDTTLRTLESPRKLVASTPKTEIEEKIEKIAEEDELVEVIQVVEPAKPTRSGRTPRAAAPAPKSTPKDDRRRNRGRGRAAAAPVDAESDDKVEVFMEVTDEKEEVTKEEDKKVEKEVAVEKADESVDKDDSKDSKGKGELKNELLADWSEDDQDDQEDSSKEDEVLKIEEQDKSSKVENAAANSLEASLEKSVDCSPQLASPVSSGTTIKYRNIPKKQKREFIEVTNDQPAAPVASTVEKSSSESSISTTAATCGGDTTLNTSDKTPTSNDSFSERPISAKQRILDRATRGSSKSISSDETKQESPANLAVPESQSATDDESKKETSCFDFKEDEEEEVVLNKSPRRSLSNRRDTSLELNASVLDPAKEQEELERAKKDAELKSKVESLLCETSLPSLPEIPKIAKAPSPGPSSSTETTPQLKDEIDRNRTLPPKERGKRIFKTRNKIIENEAIALEQSKAIVMDFVKKSHEEELAELLEQQRAEAKLSSESPTTTNDDSQESVVSNNEPTRFENSEFAAIKSKRTKISQAEKVLTLSAQEPSVSSTDDTKVVAAESIPVSISKEQLALESLSTSATPSRSRKGKQRKSGTPVVEQTVEEMMVSEVNVDDTTSKARKKRGVEHQSPDMAVIDVPSSAAVGVPLPEPEKPIKEAASRGRKKRTAELPITEPIVHDTSGPEARESVEKVPEPETTVVVDTPTPRGRKKRGTELQHLEQTPVTKSAEIVTTVIEKNAEETSQSETTEHVAEASPKSRKKRGGEVKSTDVVPESKTSKDDTPVIETMEPEEPAPRVEVATPKGRKKRSSELQNLDPVASDSLRAEHEPEPPALEATPKNRRKRGGDIPSLESAAPANSEPEIVAELPESEVVPHVEPPMPKSRKHRSNELQNLELMAQDTLRVVITREDEELAEAQPQPDVSDVSAKGRKKRVVEVHKEEESTAVVAEKSEVILSQEPDLHLVEKSPKGRKKRGDHHESSEVTVDTPNQESNSHLPEKSPKGRKKRGDPQANLDVVQDIPSIVTVVAEESAEAIPESEPILPALAVVTPPKGRKKRGGIQQESSEVAPDTSITVVEVVEKPTEEVPLSKPEQRVHDADTPHKGRKKRGIEAQSADLKKPEKLAVEVSEPETPSVEATISKDKTKESDEPVSVDSVISDSSHPITLEANKPIEAPQEPETESVQEVVATPKARRKRGGELDKLDLRALDTPRSRRGKDVKVDEPAVVPEEPVKIESPTLSEKHRKLKRVKKDDEERHETLSKPVEVDTVTESDTVSPVVEELRDEPKISKSKRSKQTQQKSPDSTAEDIPMATEPPVPNIEKVEPVPPVERPESTPIIKQQPIKMIIKSRGRKSNSELLYEPNVVVSPETKEDEVKEKLPKSPKSSKRKKTPVEEPVDSVLPVPVDTPSMDSVVEPTSSVKSPMHKRPKIIEEQPKPTVEDKTPEEMPQHRLPSGLTDTDLQIAEALIHLPDATPPKPMAVIQEPVVDTAKSNSSSPVLTAKTINPRKRHLQTLMSNPELAEQSKSEPSPVDAAVTIPEKKKRETAQVVVETVQVEQTRPSQIEEDKFDIDNIPIVMDDSELLEDSAISTTTTNSQKPTEPAASPTKLMTKKMVIVKSSNGSARIVDSKESREVPPAVPKKNLGIKSSTITIKPPVDQLSPKPTRSPTHSPPPIRGAQLVQASSVGQIVITSKGTVFTTQSPTTSTAATKSYRSDSPKSHHITPSKAGEATVSSVSSVSTISSSTSKSSPPPPIVSHRSAAPETTVKSPAKICVQSQEIIYPSPKSRSSTTKPHDSSPVIQKKTSPSSSASPPKKALMKKHTEANSPSSSGKPLFSTSKGNPITPQPATSSAVSPGKKAHKVIKISPQKLKEFTRLGMVEDKGQGKVLTASGMKKFRQEQYQLQKQQRSRPEEPKKLPRADSVDEEPSTSTPTPPPPSKTPAEVVVAAAADSSVKEIPPIPAETEETTEVELAASSTESMVAATSVAEVAILPEPSSTEENEADAAVNEPEAESSNLEGAETEVSSPPVEALEAPVAAAVEVAPEASESGSNVQESSQLIAVPAENFGGPSNLFYLCSVREEGFVPVNNELLYLDSSNQLVALPENASVEDIVNQAEVLEIPAGSDQATMVTAAATVDAEGAIEVGQQNILLNTQDGQQIILDQQSLMALAAGGDTSQLLTPDGQQILLQGNIFATCDSVEEIDPDMA; from the exons ATGATGGATGACGATGGTGAATATAACGATGGCGACATAGTCTGGGTAAAGCTCAGCTATTGTTGGTGGCCTGGCGAGGTGAAGGCAGGCGATAGCGTGACCGAGGATTTGCTTTCTACGCTCAAACGCCGCCCATTGGCCGTCGTAAAATTTTTCGATGAAGATTCATA tgAATATGTCAAAAATACTAATTTTATCTATAAATATAACTGCAGTAGGAAACACGAATTTCTCAGAAAGGGTTTAG AACAATATCGTGCAAAAAATAAACACATGGAGAAGTTTCCGGCAGACGTAATGCATGCCGAGCGTGCTACCGGAGGCGATCCAAACATCGTCAACTCAAAGGACTATTTGCCACAAAAACGCGAAAGTTATGCCGATATCTTTGGCGACAAGAGCAAAGGCAGAG CTTCCATGGGTAAAAATTCTAGTAAGAAAGTTGTTTCTCCCAGTAAAGCAATTCCAGTTATTCCGGTAAAGAAACATGAGGTCAGAATACTGGGGCAGGCCTCTTCTTCGTCCGGATTGAGTGTCGGAAGCAGAAGTCTTTCATCGTCTTTAGCTTCGGCTTCATCACTTCCTTCGACGCCCAGATCTGCCGTTAATACGTCATCGCAGAACTCATCGGCAGATGCCACAGCCGTCAGTAGTAGTCTTGCTTCGCCGTCTCAGATTTATCACTGTCACAAGTGTGGCTTGGAAAGTGGTAGGCAAAATGTGATTGTGCTTCATACCAAGTACTGCCGCGCCATACCGATGAGTATTCCTTCGGTGAAAG TTTCAAAACCAGTTCCCATAACCCCGGAAAAAGTAGAACCGGACACGACTCTAAGGACGTTAGAGTCTCCCAGAAAGCTGGTCGCTTCCACTCCCAAAACAGAAATTGAGgagaaaatcgaaaaaattgCCGAAGAGGATGAGTTGGTCGAAGTGATCCAAGTGGTTGAACCAGCAAAGCCTACGCGTAGCGGTCGCACTCCAAGAGCAGCAGCACCGGCACCAAAATCAACGCCGAAAGATGATCGACGAAGGAACCGAGGAAGAGGACGTGCAGCAGCTGCTCCAGTCGATGCGGAAAGTGACGACAAGGTGGAGGTCTTTATGGAAGTGACTGATGAAAAGGAGGAGGTGACAAAGGAAGAGGACAAGAAAGTGGAGAAGGAGGTTGCAGTGGAAAAAGCAGATGAATCAGTTGATAAAGACGATTCAAAGGATTCAAAAGGCAAGGGAGAGCTCAAGAACGAACTTCTGGCCGATTGGAGTGAAGATGATCAAGATGATCAGGAAGATTCATCAAAAGAAGACGAGGTTTTAAAAATTGAAGAACAAGACAAGTCTTCTAAAGTGGAGAATGCAGCAGCAAACTCGCTTGAGGCAAGTTTGGAGAAATCGGTTGACTGTTCGCCACAATTGGCATCGCCGGTGTCATCAGGAACAACCATCAAGTATCGCAATATTCCCAAGAAGCAGAAGCGAGAATTCATCGAAGTTACGAACGATCAACCGGCGGCACCAGTGGCAAGTACAGTGGAGAAATCATCTAGTGAAAGCAGTATCAGTACGACAGCAGCAACGTGCGGCGGAGATACTACTTTGAATACCTCGGACAAAACTCCAACTTCTAATGACAGTTTTTCAGAGCGTCCTATCAGTGCAAAACAACGCATTCTTGACAGGGCAACACGAGGATCTAGTAAGTCAATCAGCAGCGATGAGACGAAGCAGGAATCACCAGCCAATCTAGCGGTGCCAGAATCTCAGTCGGCAACAGATGATGAATCGAAGAAGGAAACTTCTTGTTTTGATTTCAAGGAAGACGAGGAAGAGGAGGTCGTTTTAAATAAGTCTCCCCGAAGATCCCTCTCCAATAGACGGGATACTTCCCTGGAGTTGAATGCCAGCGTTTTAGATCCGGCTAAAGAGCAAGAGGAACTGGAGCGTGCTAAGAAAGATGCCGAATTGAAGAGCAAAGTTGAATCGTTACTTTGTGAAACTAGCCTGCCAAGTCTGCCGGAGATTCCAAAGATTGCGAAAGCTCCATCGCCGGGCCCATCGTCATCTACGGAAACAACTCCTCAGCTCAAGGATGAAATTGATCGAAACCGCACTTTACCGCCGAAGGAACGTGGCAAGCGCATATTCAAGACCCGCAACAAGATAATCGAAAACGAAGCAATCGCTCTGGAGCAGTCGAAAGCTATCGTAATGGATTTCGTGAAGAAGTCGCACGAAGAAGAACTGGCGGAACTGCTAGAACAGCAAAGAGCTGAGGCAAAACTAAGTTCGGAGTCACCTACGACTACCAATGATGACTCACAGGAATCGGTTGTATCTAACAATGAGCCAACACGTTTCGAAAACTCCGAATTCGCTGCAATAAAATCGAAGAGAACGAAGATTTCACAAGCGGAGAAGGTGTTGACCTTAAGTGCTCAGGAACCATCGGTCAGCTCTACTGACGATACGAAGGTTGTGGCAGCAGAGTCCATTCCAGTGTCAATCAGTAAGGAACAGCTGGCGTTGGAATCGCTTAGTACCTCTGCTACGCCTTCGCGGAGCAGAAAGGGCAAACAGAGGAAATCCGGAACTCCAGTGGTCGAGCAGACAGTCGAGGAAATGATGGTATCGGAAGTAAACGTTGACGATACCACTTCTAAGGCTCGGAAGAAGAGGGGCGTTGAGCATCAGAGTCCTGACATGGCAGTAATTGACGTTCCAAGCTCGGCGGCAGTGGGGGTTCCACTACCAGAGCCGGAAAAACCGATCAAAGAAGCGGCCTCTAGGGGTAGAAAAAAGCGAACTGCTGAGCTTCCAATCACGGAACCTATTGTCCATGACACGTCAGGTCCTGAAGCTAGAGAATCAGTGGAAAAGGTTCCGGAACCGGAAACTACGGTGGTAGTTGATACTCCAACGCCCAGAGGCAGGAAGAAGCGAGGTACTGAGCTGCAACACTTGGAACAAACTCCGGTTACCAAGTCTGCTGAAATTGTTACAACCGttattgaaaaaaatgctgaagaaacgtCACAATCTGAGACTACAGAACACGTTGCAGAAGCTTCACCTAAAAGTCGTAAGAAGAGAGGTGGCGAAGTTAAAAGTACTGACGTGGTACCGGAATCGAAAACTTCTAAAGACGACACACCAGTCATTGAGACCATGGAACCTGAAGAACCAGCACCACGGGTTGAAGTTGCAACACCCAAGGGCAGGAAGAAGCGAAGTAGTGAACTGCAAAATCTTGATCCGGTAGCGTCCGATTCGCTCCGTGCGGAACACGAACCAGAGCCTCCCGCGCTGGAAGCTACACCCAAGAACCGTCGGAAGCGGGGTGGAGACATTCCAAGTTTGGAATCAGCTGCTCCTGCAAATTCCGAACCGGAAATTGTCGCCGAATTGCCAGAATCGGAAGTAGTCCCGCACGTTGAACCGCCAATGCCGAAGAGCAGGAAACATCGCAGCAATGAGCTTCAAAACCTGGAGCTGATGGCACAAGATACGCTTCGCGTAGTGATCACAAGGGAGGACGAAGAATTGGCTGAAGCGCAACCACAACCGGACGTTTCAGACGTTTCTGCCAAAGGTCGTAAGAAGAGAGTGGTTGAGGTTCACAAAGAAGAAGAATCTACTGCGGTGGTGGCTGAAAAATCGGAAGTTATTCTGAGCCAGGAACCAGATTTACACCTTGTAGAGAAATCTCCCAAAGGGCGAAAGAAACGGGGTGATCATCATGAAAGTTCAGAGGTGACAGTGGACACACCAAACCAAGAATCAAATTCGCACCTTCCGGAGAAATCTCCCAAGGGGCGAAAGAAAAGAGGTGACCCCCAGGCAAACTTGGACGTGGTCCAAGATATTCCAAGTATAGTTACAGTAGTTGCAGAAGAATccgctgaagcaattccagaatcaGAACCGATACTACCAGCGCTTGCTGTTGTTACACCTCCCAAAGGTAGAAAGAAGAGAGGTGGTATTCAGCAGGAGAGCTCTGAGGTGGCCCCCGATACATCTATTACAGTTGTAGAAGTGGTTGAAAAACCAACTGAGGAAGTTCCTCTGTCGAAACCGGAACAACGCGTCCATGATGCAGACACTCCTCATAAAGGGCGAAAGAAACGAGGTATCGAGGCTCAAAGTGCGGATCTTAAAAAACCCGAAAAACTAGCCGTTGAAGTATCAGAACCAGAAACACCTAGTGTCGAAGCTACCATTTCCAAGGATAAAACAAAGGAAAGTGACGAACCTGTGTCTGTTGATTCGGTTATTTCCGATTCGTCGCATCCCATTACACTGGAAGCTAATAAGCCGATAGAAGCACCTCAAGAACCAGAAACGGAATCAGTTCAGGAAGTTGTTGCAACTCCCAAGGCCCGAAGGAAGCGAGGTGGTGAACTCGATAAACTAGACCTGCGGGCTCTGGATACGCCTCGTTCGCGTAGAGGTAAAGACGTCAAGGTTGATGAACCTGCAGTGGTGCCCGAAGAACCCGTAAAAATTGAATCACCAACTCTTTCGGAAAAACACCGAAAGTTAAAACGAGTTAAAAAAGATGATGAAGAAAGGCATGAAACTCTTTCGAAACCAGTTGAAGTGGATACAGTTACTGAATCGGATACTGTTTCTCCTGTTGTGGAAGAGCTGagagatgaaccaaaaatatcgaAATCGAAACGTTCAAAGCAAACTCAGCAGAAGTCGCCTGATTCTACCGCAGAAGATATTCCAATGGCTACTGAGCCTCCAGTTCCTAATATCGAGAAAGTTGAACCTGTTCCTCCTGTAGAGCGACCCGAGTCAACGCCCATCATCAAACAGCAGCCCATCAAAATGATCATCAAATCTCGAGGAAGAAAATCCAATTCAGAGCTTCTATACGAGCCAAACGTTGTAGTATCTCCGGAAACGAAAGAGGACgaagttaaggagaaacttccAAAATCACCTAAAAGCTCCAAAAGGAAAAAGACGCCAGTTGAGGAGCCTGTCGATTCAGTTCTACCGGTACCTGTGGATACCCCATCGATGGATTCCGTTGTTGAACCAACTAGTTCTGTGAAATCACCCATGCATAAACGACCGAAAATTATTGAGGAACAGCCAAAGCCAACGGTGGAGGACAAAACGCCCGAAGAAATGCCACAACATCGTTTGCCCAGCGGTTTAACTGACACCGATCTGCAGATTGCGGAGGCTCTTATCCATTTGCCAGACGCAACCCCTCCGAAACCCATGGCCGTCATCCAAGAACCCGTTGTGGACACCGCCAAATCTAACAGCAGCTCACCTGTGCTAACAGCAAAGACGATCAACCCTAGAAAGCGACATTTGCAGACATTGATGAGCAATCCTGAGCTGGCGGAACAATCAAAATCCGAACCCAGTCCGGTTGATGCTGCCGTAACCATTCCAGAGAAGAAGAAGCGCGAAACTGCACAGGTTGTTGTCGAAACTGTGCAGGTCGAACAAACTCGCCCATCGCAGATTGAGGAAGATAAATTTGACATCGACAACATCCCCATTGTTATGGATGACAGTGAGCTACTAGAAGATTCGGCCATTTCGACAACGACGACAAATAGTCAAAAGCCAACCGAACCGGCCGCCTCACCAACAAAATTAATGACGAAAAAGATGGTGATTGTAAAGAGTAGTAACGGATCCGCAAGAATTGTCGATTcaaaagaatcccgagaggttCCTCCAGCTGTACCGAAAAAGAATTTGGGCATTAAATCTTCCACCATTACCATCAAACCTCCAGTTGATCAGCTGTCTCCTAAGCCAACCCGATCACCGACTCACTCGCCGCCTCCTATCCGAGGAGCCCAACTAGTGCAGGCTAGCAGCGTAGGGCAGATTGTGATCACCAGCAAAGGAACCGTCTTCACAACCCAATCACCCACCACATCTACGGCGGCTACCAAATCCTATCGGAGTGATTCACCAAAATCCCATCACATAACCCCATCCAAAGCCGGAGAAGCCACCGTTTCTTCCGTGAGCAGCGTGAGCACCATCAGCAGTTCCACTTCCAAGTCATCTCCACCTCCTCCCATCGTTAGTCACCGGAGTGCGGCGCCGGAAACAACCGTCAAATCTCCCGCCAAGATATGTGTGCAATCCCAGGAAATAATTTATCCTTCGCCCAAGTCCCGGTCATCGACGACCAAGCCACATGACTCATCCCCCGTGATCCAGAAGAAGACTTCACCCAGCAGCAGTGCATCTCCGCCAAAGAAAGCTCTCATGAAAAAGCATACAGAGGCCAACTCCCCGAGCAGTAGTGGCAAACCACTCTTCTCCACCTCCAAGGGTAATCCCATTACGCCTCAGCCGGCCACTTCGTCGGCCGTAAGCCCCGGTAAAAAGGCTCACAAAGTGATCAAAATTTCCCCACAGAAGCTCAAAGAGTTCACCCGGTTGGGAATGGTGGAGGATAAGGGTCAGGGCAAGGTACTGACCGCCAGCGGGATGAAGAAGTTCCGCCAGGAGCAGTATCAACTGCAGAAGCAACAACGATCAAGGCCTGAGGAACCGAAGAAACTGCCACGGGCAGATTCCGTCGATGAAGAACCATCCACGTCCACCCCGACGCCTCCTCCGCCAAGCAAAACCCCTGCGGAAGTGGTTGTGGCAGCCGCCGCGGATTCCTCTGTGAAAGAAATTCCGCCAATTCCAGCCGAAACGGAAGAAACCACCGAAGTAGAACTTGCTGCGTCATCTACAGAATCCATGGTGGCTGCGACATCGGTAGCGGAAGTGGCCATTCTTCCGGAGCCATCTTCCACTGAGGAAAACGAAGCCGACGCAGCCGTGAATGAACCGGAAGCTGAAAGTAGCAACCTTGAAGGGGCGGAAACGGAAGTATCATCCCCACCAGTTGAAGCTCTCGAGGCACCGGTTGCCGCAGCAGTAGAAGTAGCCCCGGAAGCATCCGAGTCCGGTTCCAACGTTCAGGAATCGTCCCAGCTGATTGCCGTGCCGGCGGAAAACTTCGGAGGACCCTCGAACCTGTTCTATCTATGTTCGGTCCGGGAGGAGGGCTTCGTTCCGGTCAACAACGAGCTGCTCTACTTGGATTCGTCCAACCAGCTGGTGGCACTTCCGGAAAACGCTTCCGTCGAGGACATCGTAAATCAAGCCGAAGTGTTGGAAATTCCGGCGGGCAGTGATCAGGCCACGATGGTCACAGCCGCCGCCACCGTCGATGCCGAGGGGGCTATCGAGGTGGGACAGCAGAATATCCTATTGAATACTCAGGATGGTCAGCAGATCATACTGGATCAGCAAAGTTTGATGGCGCTGGCAGCGGGAGGCGATACGTCTCAACTACTTACTCCCGATGGACAGCAGATTCTTTTACAGG